One Candidatus Nitrotoga arctica genomic window, GCAAGCTGGAAGGCTTCACCTATGCACCCAGCGATGCGCATTACTGGATGCACGGGCATTCCACCGAGCAGGATTTTATCTACGTCACCACGGCGAACCTGAACCACGAGCAGTTGCAGCAGGTTTCTGATGAGGTGGGGGCGGAGCGCAGTCTGTTGGTGTTATGCACCGCTTTCCGTGGGCGTGGCGATTACCCGAATCTCACCGTGAAGAAAATTCCAAAACAGGTGCTGTCGCGCTGCGAGTGGGGGCATGATGATTATTCGTTGCAGGTTGAGAATTTGCCGAAGGCGCCACCACAAATCCCTTCGACAGGCTCAGGGCGAACGGTTAATGGAGCAAGGATGCGCGGGGTGAATGTGGCACAGGGTGGATTGTTCGAGGAGGGCGAGGTATGAGTGAACTGACTACCCGCATGACCAGCCCTGTCATTCTTTATACCACCGGGGATGGCAAGGTCACGGTGGATGTCTGGTTTGCCAACGATAATTTCTGGCTGACCCAGAAGACGATAGCGGAGCTGTTCGGGGTGAAAACGCCAGCCGTGAATAAACATTTGAAGAACATTTTTACCACAGGCGAGTTGGTGGAAGATGCAGTTGTTTCCATTTTGGAAACAACTGCGGCCGACGGCAAGACCTACGCCACCCGTTTCTACAATCTTGACGCCGTGATTGCAGTGGGTTATCGAGTGAATTCGATCAAGGCCACGCATTTCCGCATCTGGGCGACGCAGACCCTGCGCGAATACATGGTCAAGGGCTTCGCTCTCAATGATGAGATGCTCAAGAACGGGCGCGCCTTTGGTCAGGATTACTTCGACGAACTGCTGGAGCGCATCCGCGAGATTCGCGCCAGCGAACGCCGCGCTTACCAGAAGATAGCCGATGTGTTCGAGCAGTGCAGCAGCGACTATCAGGGCAACAGCGAGGAGACGCAGTTGTTCTTCCAGATGGTGCAGAACAAGCTGCATTTCGCCAGCACGGGGAAAACCGCTGCCGAGATTGTGCACAGCCGTGCCGATGCGAACAAGCCCTTCATGGGCCTGACGACCTGGAAGAATGCCCCGCCCGGGAAAATCCTCAAGGGCGATGTCACCATCGCCAAGAATTATCTGAACCAGTCTGAGCTTGATAAGCTGAACCGGCTGGTTTCCCTGTTTATAGACTTTGCCGAAGTGCGTGCGCTGAATCGCCAGGTCATGACCATGAAAAACTGGCTGGAGTGGGTAGAGCGTTTCTTGAATTTCACCGATCAGCAGGTGCTGGAGAACGCCGGAAAAATTTCGCAGGAGATGGCGCGTACCAAGGCTCATGTCGAATATGACAAATTTCGCGTGCAACAAGATTTGGACTACCAGTCCGATTTCGACTTGAAGTTGGCGCGCTACTTGAAGGGCGAGGAGAAGCCATGAACCGCCACGTTAATGCTATTGCCGGGCGCTTGAGCTTGCGTGCTCCGCAACGCCACTCGTTGGAGATTCTGGATCGTATAACTGAAATCATTCCACCCAAAAAAGGGGCGGACGTTGCTGCCGCGCTGGAGATTATCCGCAGCGAATTTCCATCGGTGACCGACTTCGAGCGCGACTTCCCGTCGCTGTGCTTTGCGTTGGCTACGGGTGTGGGTAAGACGCGGCTGATGGGGGCGTTCATCAGCTACCTGCATCTGGCGCACGGCATCAATAATTTTTTCGTGTTGGCACCGAACCTGACGATCTATAACAAGCTGATCACAGATTTCAGCGACCGCACGCATCCTAAGTATGTGTTCAAGGGCATCTCGGAATTCGCCATTGATGCGCCTTCCATCATCACTGGCGATAACTACGACCAGCACGACCCGGCCAGCGGCACATTGTTCGGCGGGGTGCGGATCAATATTTTCAATATCTCAAAAATAAATTCCGAGGTGCGCGGCGGCAAAGCTCCGCGCATCAAGCGGCTGTCGGAATATATCGGCGAGAGTTACTTCGATTATCTGGCCGGGTTGCCCGATCTAGTGCTACTGATGGATGAATCGCATCGTTACCGCGCCAGTGCCGGAATCAAGGCGATCAACGAGCTGAAGCCAATCCTGGGGCTGGAGCTGACGGCTACTCCGTTCGTGGAAATCGCTAAGGGGTCGGTGCAGTTCAAGAACGTCATTTTTGATTACCCGTTGGGCAAAGCGATGGCGGATGGCTTTGTGAAAGAGCCAGCCGTGGTAACGCGCAAGAATTTCAATCCGGCGGGGATGTCGCCTGAAGAGATCGAGCGCATGAAACTGGAAGACGGTGTGCGCCTGCACGAGAGTGTGAAGGTGGAGCTGGAAACTTATGCCCGCGAAACCAGTAATCCCATCGTTAAACCTTTCCTGCTGGTGATCGCCCGCGATACGACCCATGCCGGGCAATTGCTGGCCTTGATCCAGTCGGATGGGTTTTTCGAGGGGCGTTACAAGGACAAGGT contains:
- a CDS encoding virulence RhuM family protein — protein: MSELTTRMTSPVILYTTGDGKVTVDVWFANDNFWLTQKTIAELFGVKTPAVNKHLKNIFTTGELVEDAVVSILETTAADGKTYATRFYNLDAVIAVGYRVNSIKATHFRIWATQTLREYMVKGFALNDEMLKNGRAFGQDYFDELLERIREIRASERRAYQKIADVFEQCSSDYQGNSEETQLFFQMVQNKLHFASTGKTAAEIVHSRADANKPFMGLTTWKNAPPGKILKGDVTIAKNYLNQSELDKLNRLVSLFIDFAEVRALNRQVMTMKNWLEWVERFLNFTDQQVLENAGKISQEMARTKAHVEYDKFRVQQDLDYQSDFDLKLARYLKGEEKP